ACCACCTTGTGGGCGACCACCAGCACGTCGCCCTGGCGCAACTGCAGCCCCTGCCCGCGCAAGGCGCTCGCCAGCAGCTCGGCCACGTCGTCGCCCGGCTCGACGACGGGCAGGCCCACGACGGGATAGAGGTGCAGCCCCGTCAAACGCGCAGCACCGCCCCGGTGCTGGCCGAGGTGACCATGCGGGCGTAGCGGGCCAGCCAGCCACGCTCGAAGCGCGGCGCCGGAGGCTGCCAGCGCTCGTGCCGACGCGCCAGCTCCGCGTCGTCGACCAGGACGTCGATGCGCCGGCTGCGGAGGTCGATCCGGACGGGATCGCCGTCCTGGACCAGGGCCAGGGGGCCGCCCTCGGCCGCCTCTGGCGAGACATGCCCCACGCACAGGCCCCGCGTGCCGCCCGAGAAGCGCCCGTCGGTCACCAGCGCCACCCGGGTGCCCAGGCCCATCCCCACGATGGCGGACGTCGGCGCCAGCATCTCCGGCATGCCCGGTCCGCCCCGCGGCCCCTCGTAGCGGATCACCACCACGTGACCCGCCTCGACCCGGCCCGCCTTGATGCCCTCGATGGCCTCCTGCTCGCTGTCGAAGACGATGGCGGGCCCCTCGTGCCACTCGATGCCGGGCTCCACCGCACCCGTCTTGATGATGGCCCCGTCGGGAGCCAGGTTGCCGAAGAGGACGGCGAGCCCGCCGGTCGGGCTGTAGGCCCGCTCGACGGGGCGGATCACCTCGGCGTCCCGCACCTCGGCCGAGGCGACCAGCTCCCCCAGGGAGCGGCCCGCGACCGTGGGCTTATCCAGGTGCAGCACCCCCGGCACCCGGGCCAGCTCCTTGAGGATGGCCGGGACGCCCCCGGCCCGGTGCACGTCCTCGATGTGCCAGTGCGAGGCGGGGCTCACCTTGCACAGGTGCGGCACCCGCCGCGCCAGCTGGTCGAGCCGCTCGAGCGGGTAGTCGATGCCCGCCTCGTGGGCCAGCGCGATGGTGTGGAGCACCGTGTTGGTGCTGCCCCCCATGGCCATGTCCAGGGCGAAGGCGTTGTCGATGGCGTCGGCGTCCACGATGTCGAGGAACTTGAGGTCCTGCTCGACCAGCTCGATGATACGCCGTCCGGCCTGGCGGGCCAGCTCCTCCCGCTCGGGGGTCAGGGCCAGCGCCGTCCCGTTGCCCGGCAGGGCCACCCCCAGCGCCTCGCAGAGGCAGTTCATGGAGTTGGCGGTGAACATCCCCGAGCACGAGCCGCACCCCGGGCAGGCCGCCGCCTCCAGGCGACGCAGCTCCGCCTCGCTGATGCGCCCCGCCTGGACGGCCCCCACGCCCTCGAAGACGGAGATCAGGTCCACGGCACGGCCGTCGAGCCGTCCTGCGGCCATGGGCCCCCCGCTGATGAAGACGGTGGGGATGTTGAGGCGGGCCGCCGCCATCAGCATGCCCGGCACGATCTTGTCGCAGTTGGGGATGCAGATGAGCCCGTCGAACCAGTGCGCCCGCACCATGGTCTCTACGGAGTCGGCGATGAGCTCCCGGCTCGGCAGGGAGTAGCGCATGCCGACGTGCCCCATGGCGATGCCGTCGTCGACCCCGATGGTGTTGAACTCGAAGGGCACCCCGCCGGCTGCCCGTACCGCCTCCTTGACGAGCTTGCCGAACTCCTGCAGGTGCGCGTGGCCGGGCACGATGTCGACGTACGAGTTGGCGATGCCGATGAAGGGCTTCTCGAAGTCCCGGTCCGTGAGCCCGACGGCCCGCAACAGACTGCGATGGGGCGCCCGATCGATGCCCCGCTTGATGACGTCGCTACGCATGTCCTCTCCACGAGCCCCCTGCCGAAGATTGCGCCAGCGTTCGCCCCCGTGATGGGGGAATCCTGCCGTCGCCGCCGGGCCCGGGAGGGCCTCAGTAGACGAACTCCTGGATGAAGTAGTAAGACCAGCGAGCCCCCCGTCCCAGCCGGATCCCCGAGAGCAGGGCCTCGGCCTGCTCCCGCTCCTCCCGTGGGGAGAGGGGCACGACCCCGTCGGCACGGGCCCTGGCCTCGTAGGGCGATCCGGGAGCCACCACCAGCGGCGACAGGTAGAGACGGTCGCCGGGGCCCAGCTCCATGGCGTTGACCACCTCGATGCTGGCCCGCACGTGCTCCTCGGCGAAGGCCCGCCCCCCTGCGCCGACCATCAGGATGATGCCGACGCCCACCCCTGCCTCCTTGAGGGCCCGCACCGTGGCCAGGGCGTCGGCGACGGTCCCGGGCTTCTCCAGCCACCGCACCAGGCGCTCGCTGCCGGACTCGAGGCCGATGTAGACGCCGCGCAAGCCCGCGCGCACCAGCGCCGCCCACTCGGCAGGCCGCTTGCGTCGCCCGGTGAAGGCGTCGAGGAAGCCGTAGACCTCGCGCCCCGGCAGCGCCTGCCCCGCCAGCTCGAGCGCGGCGGCCAGCCGGCGGGTCGGGAGCAGCAAGGCGTTGGCGTCGCCCAGGAAGATGGTGTGGCGGCGAGCCAGGCCCGCCCCGAAGAAGGCCCGCACCTCCTCCACGTGCTGGCGGAAGCGGGCCAGGGGCCGTACCTCGAACGGCCGGTCCCGGTAGAAGGTGCAGAAGGTGCAACGGTTGTGCCAGCAGCCCCAGGTCAACTGGAGCACCACGGACAGATACTGGTCGGGCGGCAGGATGCCGATGGGCCGGTAGACCTGGCGGAAGCGCCGGGCATCGGCCTCGAGCGCCTCCCAGTCCATGACCGGGAGGGCCGGGTGACCGGCCCGGGCGGCTGCCGCCACGGTCTCGACGGCCCTCGCCACCCACTCCCGGGCCTCGCCGGGGGCCAGCCACCGGCGGGCCCGGCGGGAGAGCCCGGAGGCTTGCGGGTCGCGACGCCGCTCCAGGAAGCGCTGGTCCAGACCGCGCCGCACCCCCGCGCCGTCCAGGTAGGCCTCCACCAGACGGCCCTCGAGGTCCAGCGTGAACAGGCACCGGCTGCCCACGCCGGCCTCGGCCCAGCCGTCCCGCAGGCGGCTCCAGGCACCGTCGGGCAGCGCACGGGCCACGCCGCTCACTCCCATGCGTACCGCGGCTCGGCCACCTCGGCGCCGTCGGGCGTGCGCGTGATCTCGAAGTCACCGAAGATCGCGGGAGCCTCGGCCTGCAGGATCCGCAGGGCGGCGACGGCCACCCGCCGGATCTCGGGATCGGCGTGCACGGAGGCCCTCATGCGGATGAAGTGGCGCCACGCGCGGAAGTTGCCCGTCATCACCAGCGCCGTCTCGGTGGCGTTGGGCAGCACCGAGCGGGCGGCCTGCCGGGCCACCTTGCGACGCAGGGAAGGGTCGGGCACCGAGGCGTAACGAGCCCGCAGGCGCTCCACCAGGCGCGCGTAGGCGTCGCGGGCCGCCTGCGCCACCTCCCCCAGGATGCGCTCGGCCTCCTCGTCGCCGGCCAGGCCCGGGGGCAGCACCATGCGGGCGCTGGCTTCGTCCACATAGCGCTGGCTCACCTGGCTGTAGCTGAAGTGGCGGTGTCGCACGATCTCGTGAGAGCAGGCCCGCGAGATGTGCTCGATGAGGAGGCTGGCGCTGGCGTGCTCGATGACGCTCAGGTGCCCCTGCGTCAGGAGGTTGTCGATGTACTGGGCGTTGGTGCGCCGGCTCGGGTTGTGAAAGGATCGGTAGCAAAGCCGCCCGGCGAACTCCACCAGCTGCTGGGCCGGGTTGTCGGTGTCGGTCTCCCAGGCGATGTGATCGGGCTTGAAGAAGCGGGTGATGCCGATGAGCGTCACCCGAGGCTCCCGGATCCACTCCTGATCCGGCTGCACGGCGCTCGCCCCCTCCTGCCGGCCCCTGGCGGGGCCGCCCCCCCATCGTAACCCTTCGGTGCGCGACCGACCAAGGCCTGGGCGCCCGCTCCCTCCTCGTCGCGGCCTCGCCCGGCCCGGGCTCGCTTCCCGCTACGGCAACGGACGGCTATAATCGGCGGGGAGCGTGACCGATGGCAGTCCCGCACGATCGACGCGCCACGTCGGGCCCCAAGCGGCTGGCCGTCCTCGGCAGCACCGGTTCGCTGGGGATCCAGGTGCTGGAGCTGTGCGAGCGCTTCGCCGACCGCTTGCAGGTGGTGGCCCTGGCCGCCTCGGGGCGCCGCCAGGAGCTGCTGGGCCAGCAGGTGCGGCGCTTTCGGCCACAGCTGGTCGCGGTGGGCGACGCAACGGCCCCCATCGGCGACGCCCTGCGCGACGCCGCTGGAGCCGCCCGGGTGGTGCACGGCCCCGACGGTCTGGTGGAGGCGGCCGTCCATCCCGACGTCGACCTGGTGGTGGTGCTGACGGTGGGGATGGCCGGGCTGGCCCCGACCCTGGCCGCCCTCGAGGCCGGCAAGCGGGTGGCGCTGGGCAACAAGGAGGTGCTGGTGGCCGCCGGCGAGCTCCTGCCGGGGGCACGCCTGGTGGCAGAGGGTCGGCTCCTGCCCGTCGACTCCGAGCACTCGGCCGTCTGGCAGAGCCTGCTCGGGGAGCGACACGCCCTACCCGGCGGCGACGGCGGGGGCGAGGCGGTGACCGGGCCCGGTGCCATCCGGCGACTCTGGCTGACCGCCTCGGGCGGGCCCTTCTGGGGGTGGAGCGCGCAGCGGCTGCGGAGCGTCACGCCCGAGCAGGCGCTGGCCCATCCCACCTGGCGCATGGGCCCTCGGGTCACCATCGACTCGGCCACCCTCGTCAACAAGGGCTTCGAGATCATCGAGGCCCACCACCTCTTCGGCGTCCCCTACCCGGCCATCCGGGTGGTGGTCCACCGCCAGAGCGTGGTGCACTCCCTGGTCGAGTTGCGGGATGGGTCCATCAAGGCCCAGATGAGCCTGCCCGACATGCGGCTGCCGCTCTTGTTCGCCCTCAGCCACCCCGAGCGCTGGGAGTACCGGGGCCCGGCGCCTCTGTTCGAAGGGCACGCGCCCGAGCGGGGGCCCCTCTCCCTCACCTTCGAGCCGCTGGACGAGGCGACCGAGCCGCCCGCCATCCGGCTGGCCCGCCGCGCCGCCGAGGCCGGGAGCACCTATCCCGCCGTCCTGTCCACGGCCGACGAGGTGGCGGTGGAGGCGTTCCTGGCGGGTCGGCTCGCCTTCGACCGGATCCTGCCGGTGGTGCAGGAGACGTTGGATGGGCACGTGCCGGCTCGCGTCCTCTCCCTCGAGGCCGTGCGATGGGCGGACGACTGGGCACGCCGCACGGCTCGCCGGGTCGTGGAGGAGATGCGCCAGGCCTAGCGTCCCTCGCGATGGGCCGAGCCGCACCTCGATTGTGGGGCCGACGACGATTGCGTAAAATGGTAGCCGGGCCTGCGCGTACGCGGCCCTCATCGTCGCTCGAGCGTACATCCGGGAGGGATGGGTTGGCGATGGCCCGACCCCTGCGTGTGGCAGCCGACGCCGGTCTCACGGCTCGCATGCTGTTGACCATGGTGCTGCTGGGGGCTGTCTACCTCTTCTTCGTCAGCGTGATGCTGGCTTACGGCGTCGACATCACCTTCGTCGCGGTGTTCGTCGGCATCATGCTGCTGGCCCAGTACTACCTCTCCGACAAGCTCGTGCTCTGGTCCACCGGCGCACGTGAGGTGAGCCCATCGGAGGCGCCGGAGCTCCACGACATGGTGGGGCGGCTGGCCGCCCTGGCCGACCTGCCCAAGCCCCGCGTGGCCATCGTGCCCACCGACGTGCCCAACGCCTTCGCGACGGGCCGCAATCCCAACAACGCCGTGGTGGCCGTCACCAGCGGCCTCATGCGCCGGCTCAGCAAGCCGGAGATCGAGGCGGTGCTGGCCCACGAGATCACCCACGTCAAGAACCGTGATGTCGCCGTCATCACCATCGCCAGCTTCTTCGCCACGGTGGCGGCCTTCCTGACGCGGCAGCTGATGTGGCTGGGCTACTGGGGGGTCCCCATGGGGGGCGACCGTCGCGACGAGCGAGGAGGCGGTGCCTACGCCTGGGTCATCATCTACCTGGTCTCGCTCGTGGTCTACTTCGTCAGCTACCTGCTCATCCAGGCCCTCTCCCGATACCGCGAGTACGCGGCGGACCGTGGGGCGGCGTACCTGACCGGGGCGCCCTCCAACCTCGCCTCCGCCCTGATGAAGATCAGCGGGGTCATGGAGCGGATCCCGGCGCAGGACCTGCGCCAGGCCGAGGCGCTCAACGCCTTCTTCATCGTGCCGGCGCTGCGGGGCAGCA
This genomic interval from Limnochorda sp. LNt contains the following:
- the thyX gene encoding FAD-dependent thymidylate synthase is translated as MQPDQEWIREPRVTLIGITRFFKPDHIAWETDTDNPAQQLVEFAGRLCYRSFHNPSRRTNAQYIDNLLTQGHLSVIEHASASLLIEHISRACSHEIVRHRHFSYSQVSQRYVDEASARMVLPPGLAGDEEAERILGEVAQAARDAYARLVERLRARYASVPDPSLRRKVARQAARSVLPNATETALVMTGNFRAWRHFIRMRASVHADPEIRRVAVAALRILQAEAPAIFGDFEITRTPDGAEVAEPRYAWE
- the ilvD gene encoding dihydroxy-acid dehydratase, encoding MRSDVIKRGIDRAPHRSLLRAVGLTDRDFEKPFIGIANSYVDIVPGHAHLQEFGKLVKEAVRAAGGVPFEFNTIGVDDGIAMGHVGMRYSLPSRELIADSVETMVRAHWFDGLICIPNCDKIVPGMLMAAARLNIPTVFISGGPMAAGRLDGRAVDLISVFEGVGAVQAGRISEAELRRLEAAACPGCGSCSGMFTANSMNCLCEALGVALPGNGTALALTPEREELARQAGRRIIELVEQDLKFLDIVDADAIDNAFALDMAMGGSTNTVLHTIALAHEAGIDYPLERLDQLARRVPHLCKVSPASHWHIEDVHRAGGVPAILKELARVPGVLHLDKPTVAGRSLGELVASAEVRDAEVIRPVERAYSPTGGLAVLFGNLAPDGAIIKTGAVEPGIEWHEGPAIVFDSEQEAIEGIKAGRVEAGHVVVIRYEGPRGGPGMPEMLAPTSAIVGMGLGTRVALVTDGRFSGGTRGLCVGHVSPEAAEGGPLALVQDGDPVRIDLRSRRIDVLVDDAELARRHERWQPPAPRFERGWLARYARMVTSASTGAVLRV
- the htpX gene encoding zinc metalloprotease HtpX; this encodes MARPLRVAADAGLTARMLLTMVLLGAVYLFFVSVMLAYGVDITFVAVFVGIMLLAQYYLSDKLVLWSTGAREVSPSEAPELHDMVGRLAALADLPKPRVAIVPTDVPNAFATGRNPNNAVVAVTSGLMRRLSKPEIEAVLAHEITHVKNRDVAVITIASFFATVAAFLTRQLMWLGYWGVPMGGDRRDERGGGAYAWVIIYLVSLVVYFVSYLLIQALSRYREYAADRGAAYLTGAPSNLASALMKISGVMERIPAQDLRQAEALNAFFIVPALRGSSIAELFSTHPSLEKRLAYLRKLELELAGR
- a CDS encoding radical SAM protein, with the protein product MGVSGVARALPDGAWSRLRDGWAEAGVGSRCLFTLDLEGRLVEAYLDGAGVRRGLDQRFLERRRDPQASGLSRRARRWLAPGEAREWVARAVETVAAAARAGHPALPVMDWEALEADARRFRQVYRPIGILPPDQYLSVVLQLTWGCWHNRCTFCTFYRDRPFEVRPLARFRQHVEEVRAFFGAGLARRHTIFLGDANALLLPTRRLAAALELAGQALPGREVYGFLDAFTGRRKRPAEWAALVRAGLRGVYIGLESGSERLVRWLEKPGTVADALATVRALKEAGVGVGIILMVGAGGRAFAEEHVRASIEVVNAMELGPGDRLYLSPLVVAPGSPYEARARADGVVPLSPREEREQAEALLSGIRLGRGARWSYYFIQEFVY
- the dxr gene encoding 1-deoxy-D-xylulose-5-phosphate reductoisomerase, which translates into the protein MAVPHDRRATSGPKRLAVLGSTGSLGIQVLELCERFADRLQVVALAASGRRQELLGQQVRRFRPQLVAVGDATAPIGDALRDAAGAARVVHGPDGLVEAAVHPDVDLVVVLTVGMAGLAPTLAALEAGKRVALGNKEVLVAAGELLPGARLVAEGRLLPVDSEHSAVWQSLLGERHALPGGDGGGEAVTGPGAIRRLWLTASGGPFWGWSAQRLRSVTPEQALAHPTWRMGPRVTIDSATLVNKGFEIIEAHHLFGVPYPAIRVVVHRQSVVHSLVELRDGSIKAQMSLPDMRLPLLFALSHPERWEYRGPAPLFEGHAPERGPLSLTFEPLDEATEPPAIRLARRAAEAGSTYPAVLSTADEVAVEAFLAGRLAFDRILPVVQETLDGHVPARVLSLEAVRWADDWARRTARRVVEEMRQA